The following proteins are encoded in a genomic region of Actinomadura sp. NAK00032:
- a CDS encoding putative immunity protein gives MSGDFELTMDELRVVARFVAESAQDVLPVFAEAVPEDSRPRAALDAAWEFVNGARRTKLQRVTSLDAHRAAKEAGTEVARLAAQAAGDAASAAYLHPIARATQVGHILRGAASAARIGELQAGDDSAVGDMLIEQAQGRATPVLVDVLSRYPLAPAGKSRVAQLMSALDASLRAAR, from the coding sequence GTGTCCGGTGACTTTGAGCTGACCATGGATGAGCTTCGGGTCGTGGCGCGGTTCGTGGCGGAGAGTGCGCAGGACGTTCTGCCGGTGTTCGCGGAGGCCGTGCCCGAGGACTCCCGGCCGCGTGCGGCCCTTGACGCGGCGTGGGAGTTCGTCAATGGCGCCCGGCGGACGAAGTTGCAGCGTGTTACGTCGCTGGACGCGCACCGGGCGGCGAAGGAGGCGGGTACCGAGGTCGCGCGTCTTGCCGCGCAGGCTGCCGGGGACGCCGCGTCCGCCGCCTACCTGCATCCCATAGCGCGGGCCACCCAGGTCGGGCACATCTTGCGGGGTGCGGCCAGCGCGGCACGGATCGGCGAGTTGCAGGCCGGGGACGATTCCGCGGTCGGAGACATGCTGATCGAGCAGGCTCAGGGGCGGGCCACGCCCGTGCTGGTCGATGTTCTGTCGCGGTATCCGCTCGCGCCGGCTGGTAAGAGTCGCGTCGCGCAGCTCATGAGTGCTCTGGACGCCTCCTTGCGGGCGGCCCGCTAG
- a CDS encoding ABC transporter permease: MSAVLTAAGDLRRLVVRDLRRELRILDGLIVNTALPVIMMALFVHVFGGAIDTGSSGLAYIDFVVPAILLMSGGYGAALTASAIAEDMTGGMIDRFRTLPISGWTVPAGHVVASLVRNVAACGIALLAAVVMGFRPDAGLADWALTLALLAGYVVAVSSLAVLWGLLVKSVQAAGAFSFLVLFLPYLSDGFVPAETMPAALRGFADNQPITPIVEALRSLLLNQPMGSSGAVAAAWLLGTVVISVPLAAVLFRRRTSA; the protein is encoded by the coding sequence ATGAGCGCCGTCCTGACCGCCGCAGGCGACCTGCGCCGCCTCGTCGTCCGCGACCTGCGCCGCGAGCTGCGCATCCTCGACGGCCTCATCGTGAACACCGCGCTGCCGGTGATCATGATGGCGCTGTTCGTGCACGTCTTCGGCGGGGCGATCGACACCGGCTCCAGCGGCCTCGCCTACATCGACTTCGTGGTACCCGCCATCCTGCTCATGTCCGGCGGCTACGGCGCCGCGCTGACCGCCTCGGCCATCGCCGAGGACATGACCGGAGGCATGATCGACCGCTTCCGCACTTTGCCGATCAGCGGCTGGACGGTCCCGGCCGGGCACGTGGTCGCCTCGCTGGTCCGCAACGTCGCGGCCTGCGGCATCGCCCTGCTCGCGGCAGTCGTCATGGGCTTCCGTCCTGACGCCGGACTCGCCGACTGGGCGCTCACGCTGGCCCTGCTGGCGGGGTACGTGGTGGCGGTGTCGTCGCTGGCGGTGCTGTGGGGGCTCCTGGTCAAGTCGGTCCAGGCGGCGGGCGCGTTCAGCTTCCTGGTCCTGTTCCTGCCGTACCTGTCGGACGGGTTCGTCCCGGCCGAGACCATGCCGGCCGCGCTGCGCGGCTTCGCCGACAACCAGCCGATCACACCGATCGTGGAAGCGCTCCGCTCCCTGCTCCTGAACCAGCCGATGGGCTCCTCCGGCGCGGTGGCGGCGGCCTGGCTCCTGGGCACGGTGGTGATCAGCGTGCCGCTCGCGGCCGTTCTGTTCCGCCGCAGAACGTCGGCATAG
- a CDS encoding ATP-binding cassette domain-containing protein, whose product MTFTEAIRARGLTKSFGATPVLKGIDLTVPTGSLLALLGPNGSGKTTTVRILTTLLAPDGGTAAVGGHDVVREGAAVRRAIGLTAQQATVDELLTGRENLELFAGLSHLGGRRARRRAGELLERFGLAAAANRRVATYSGGMRRRLDLAASMVSEPRILFLDEPTTGLDPRSRAELWSVIRELLAAGTTILLTTQYLEEADRLADRVVVINDGRVAADDSPAALKRQVGAERLLLRLAATGDVPRAATALGGDTAAHLDAEAREVTMPVHGPDHLRHALDLMHRAGVSVESVELRAPTLDDVFFELTEGAA is encoded by the coding sequence ATGACATTCACAGAAGCGATCCGGGCCCGCGGCCTGACGAAGTCCTTCGGGGCGACCCCGGTGCTGAAGGGGATCGATCTGACCGTGCCCACCGGGTCGCTTCTGGCCCTGCTCGGCCCGAACGGCTCGGGCAAGACCACGACCGTCCGCATCCTGACCACGCTGCTCGCCCCCGACGGCGGCACGGCGGCGGTCGGCGGACACGACGTCGTCCGCGAGGGCGCGGCGGTGCGCCGGGCGATCGGCCTGACCGCCCAGCAGGCCACGGTGGACGAGCTGCTGACCGGGCGGGAGAACCTCGAACTGTTCGCCGGCCTCAGCCACCTCGGCGGCCGCCGGGCCCGGCGGCGGGCCGGTGAACTCCTGGAGCGCTTCGGCCTCGCCGCCGCCGCGAACCGGCGCGTCGCGACCTACTCCGGCGGCATGCGGCGGCGACTCGACCTCGCGGCGAGCATGGTGTCGGAGCCGCGGATCCTGTTCCTGGACGAGCCCACGACCGGGCTCGACCCGCGCAGCCGCGCCGAGCTGTGGTCGGTGATCCGCGAACTGCTGGCCGCCGGCACGACCATCCTGCTCACCACCCAGTACCTGGAGGAGGCCGACCGGCTCGCCGACCGCGTCGTGGTGATCAACGACGGCCGCGTCGCGGCCGACGACTCGCCCGCCGCACTGAAGCGCCAGGTGGGCGCCGAGCGCCTGCTGCTGCGCCTGGCCGCGACCGGAGACGTACCGCGCGCCGCGACGGCGCTCGGCGGCGACACCGCAGCGCATCTCGACGCCGAAGCGCGCGAGGTCACCATGCCCGTCCACGGCCCCGACCACCTGCGCCACGCACTGGACCTGATGCATCGCGCCGGCGTCAGCGTCGAGAGCGTCGAGCTGCGCGCCCCCACGCTCGACGACGTCTTCTTCGAGCTGACGGAGGGAGCGGCATGA
- a CDS encoding NUDIX domain-containing protein encodes MRPEPVRVRRAVRALLLDGGALVLLRRTRPDRPVYWTTPGGKIEPDDASPEAALRRELDEELGATAGPVRQVFACGEESPGLYRLNTFYVCRLASMDLSRRHGPEFEDPSRGRYDVDLVPCTPAGLAAIDLIPQTLAAYLQDHAADLPGLLP; translated from the coding sequence GTGAGGCCCGAACCCGTGCGGGTCCGCCGGGCCGTGCGCGCCCTCCTCCTCGACGGCGGCGCGCTCGTCCTGCTGCGCCGCACCCGCCCGGACCGGCCCGTCTACTGGACGACCCCGGGCGGGAAGATCGAGCCGGACGACGCGTCCCCGGAGGCCGCGCTGCGCCGCGAGCTGGACGAGGAGCTCGGCGCGACCGCCGGGCCCGTCCGGCAGGTCTTCGCGTGCGGCGAGGAGTCGCCCGGGCTGTACCGGCTCAACACCTTCTACGTCTGCCGGCTGGCCTCGATGGACCTGTCCCGCCGCCACGGCCCCGAGTTCGAGGACCCCTCCCGCGGTCGCTACGACGTCGACCTCGTCCCCTGCACCCCCGCCGGCCTGGCCGCCATCGACCTGATCCCCCAGACCCTCGCCGCCTACCTCCAGGACCACGCGGCCGACCTCCCCGGCCTCCTCCCGTAG
- a CDS encoding response regulator transcription factor, with translation MRIVIAEDNVLLREGLVMLLNAGGHEVAAVAGEGPEVLPAILEHRPDAAVLDVRLPPGFRDEGLRAAIEARKRIPRLPLLVLSQYVEETYAAELLAGGAEGIGYLLKDRVSRVDEFLDALDRVAAGGTALDPEVVSQLMTTRQDPLQALTPREREVLGLMAQGLDNTTIAATLVITERSVSKHIGAVFAKLGLPPSDSGHRRVLAVLAYLNS, from the coding sequence GTGCGGATCGTGATCGCCGAGGACAACGTCCTGCTCCGCGAGGGGCTCGTCATGCTGCTGAACGCGGGCGGGCACGAGGTCGCCGCCGTCGCCGGGGAGGGGCCCGAGGTGCTGCCCGCGATCCTGGAGCACCGCCCCGACGCCGCCGTCCTCGACGTCCGGCTGCCGCCCGGGTTCCGCGACGAGGGGCTGCGCGCGGCGATCGAGGCGCGCAAGCGGATCCCCCGCCTGCCGCTGCTCGTGCTGTCGCAGTACGTCGAGGAGACCTACGCCGCCGAGCTGCTCGCCGGCGGCGCCGAGGGCATCGGCTACCTGCTGAAGGACCGCGTCAGCCGCGTCGACGAGTTCCTGGACGCCCTCGACCGCGTCGCCGCCGGCGGCACCGCCCTCGACCCCGAGGTCGTGTCCCAGCTGATGACCACCCGCCAGGACCCGCTGCAGGCGCTCACGCCGCGCGAGCGCGAGGTCCTCGGGCTGATGGCGCAGGGCCTCGACAACACCACCATCGCCGCCACCCTCGTGATCACCGAGCGGTCGGTCAGCAAGCACATCGGCGCCGTGTTCGCCAAGCTCGGCCTGCCGCCGTCCGACAGCGGGCACCGCCGCGTCCTGGCCGTCCTGGCCTACCTGAACTCGTGA
- a CDS encoding TetR/AcrR family transcriptional regulator C-terminal domain-containing protein: protein MTESVWLREGRRSRREGPPLSRERIVAEAVALLDEEGAARLTMRRLAERLDTGSTTLYWHVKTKDDVLELALDSIFGDVALPHGDRDWRAAVVALMSGWRRAMLDHPWSAAVLGGRPLLGSNVLARTDFLYATLATTGLTGARLATAAYAVANYVIGSALMEVGAHGSAPDAAEHLARSRDLYPALAEHGHLDDGDWDAAFVQGLDYLLDGIGGVTSR, encoded by the coding sequence ATGACGGAGAGCGTGTGGTTGCGCGAGGGGCGACGGTCGCGGCGGGAGGGGCCGCCGCTGTCCCGGGAGCGGATCGTGGCCGAGGCCGTGGCCCTGCTGGACGAGGAGGGCGCCGCACGGCTCACCATGCGGCGCCTCGCCGAGCGCCTCGACACCGGGTCCACGACGCTGTACTGGCACGTCAAGACCAAGGACGACGTCCTCGAACTGGCCCTCGACAGCATCTTCGGCGACGTGGCACTGCCGCACGGCGACCGGGACTGGCGCGCCGCCGTGGTCGCGCTGATGTCGGGCTGGCGGCGCGCCATGCTCGACCACCCGTGGTCGGCGGCGGTTCTGGGCGGACGCCCCCTGCTGGGTTCCAACGTGCTCGCCCGCACGGACTTCCTCTACGCGACGCTCGCCACGACCGGCCTGACCGGTGCGCGGCTCGCCACCGCCGCCTACGCGGTGGCCAACTACGTCATCGGGTCGGCCCTCATGGAAGTCGGTGCGCACGGCTCCGCTCCCGACGCCGCCGAGCATCTCGCCCGCAGCCGCGACCTGTACCCGGCTCTCGCCGAGCACGGCCACCTGGACGACGGCGACTGGGACGCCGCCTTCGTCCAGGGGCTCGACTACCTCCTCGACGGGATCGGCGGCGTCACTTCCCGGTGA
- a CDS encoding dihydrofolate reductase family protein: MTQIIADISVSLDGFVTGPDPSLENGLGTGGEALHSWAFSDDPDDRRILREGTSRSGAVVLGRNLFDIVDGPGGWDDTTGYGAGEVGKPAFFVVTSSPPESVRLTGLDWTFVTTGLPDAVAAARRQAEAVDKDVILMGGGATIASAFEAGLVDVLALHLAPVVLGAGTPLFRGGAPRKLVQRTVIPTSTATHLTYDVVG, from the coding sequence ATGACGCAAATCATCGCGGACATCTCGGTCTCCCTGGACGGCTTCGTCACCGGCCCTGACCCGAGCCTGGAGAACGGTCTCGGCACTGGCGGAGAGGCCCTGCACTCCTGGGCCTTCTCCGACGACCCCGACGACCGCCGGATCCTCCGCGAGGGGACGTCCCGCTCGGGCGCCGTCGTCCTGGGCCGCAACCTCTTCGACATCGTCGACGGCCCGGGCGGCTGGGACGACACGACCGGCTACGGCGCCGGCGAGGTGGGCAAGCCCGCGTTCTTCGTCGTGACGAGTTCGCCGCCGGAGTCGGTACGGCTCACCGGCCTCGACTGGACGTTCGTCACGACGGGCCTACCGGACGCCGTAGCCGCCGCCCGGCGGCAAGCCGAGGCGGTGGACAAGGACGTCATCCTCATGGGCGGCGGCGCCACAATCGCCTCAGCGTTCGAAGCCGGTCTGGTCGACGTGCTGGCCCTGCACCTCGCTCCGGTCGTCCTGGGCGCCGGAACACCCCTCTTCAGGGGCGGAGCACCACGCAAGCTAGTGCAGCGCACAGTGATCCCGACATCGACCGCGACACACCTGACCTACGACGTGGTGGGCTAG
- a CDS encoding penicillin acylase family protein, whose product MSRTALRAAGAAVVAAAVLTPVTSSAATTSAPAKAGERAMSATIRYTEYGIPHITARDYAGLGYGTGYAAAKDDLCLLAQGVVTLSGERSKYFGPDGAPDRALSSASTNLASDVFFTGINDSKVVERLAAAPAPYGPSAEVRDLSRGWAAGYNRYLREGKVTDPACKGAAWLRPITELDVYRRGYALAMLGGSGMVTDQITEAAPPGSARTESPSLEKAAEGARKLLADADMGSNAIAVGGGATANGRGLLLGNPHYPWHNGRRFWQMQQTIPGKLNVSGAALLGSPSVNIGHTSTFAWSHTVATGVPFSLTELRLVPGDPTSYFVDGKVEKMTQRRVTVQAKQADGSVKPVTRTQWRSRFGPIVTSVSSIGLPWTTWNAYALTDPNATNLRLANTSLALGKARTTDDAVRALKQTQGLPWVNTIAADARGKALFAQIQVLPNVTNAFADRCNSLLGHVTFRQAGLAILDGTRSSCAPGKAPGTVQPGILDPDRYPVLTRDDYVTNSNDSYWLSNPDKPLTGYDRIIGDEEAARSLRTRSGIVSVQDQLAESKFTRADMQDLVFANRNHAGELAAAGTVKMCRDMRLGEPCDVLAGWDKTADTGSRGALLFDRYWRKALSAWDLWRTPFNASDAVNTPRDFNTGSWAARKALLDAVDELKKSNIPLDAPLGDHQYVTRNGERIPIGGGTENLGVLNKVEGTWTPGKGYTEITTGSSYVQVVSFDGDKCPDTRTLLTYSQSTDPTSPHYADQTRLFSKKQWVTERFCAGEINRAPGLKVVTLTGK is encoded by the coding sequence ATGTCGCGTACCGCCCTGCGCGCGGCCGGAGCGGCGGTGGTCGCCGCCGCCGTCCTGACGCCCGTGACCTCCTCCGCCGCCACGACCTCCGCCCCCGCCAAAGCCGGCGAACGCGCCATGTCGGCGACGATCCGCTACACCGAGTACGGCATCCCGCACATCACCGCGCGCGACTACGCCGGCCTCGGATACGGCACCGGCTACGCGGCGGCCAAGGACGACCTGTGCCTGCTGGCGCAGGGCGTCGTCACGCTGAGCGGGGAGCGCTCCAAGTACTTCGGCCCGGACGGCGCGCCGGACAGGGCCCTGTCGTCGGCGTCCACCAACCTCGCCAGCGACGTGTTCTTCACCGGCATCAACGACAGCAAGGTCGTCGAGCGGCTGGCCGCCGCGCCCGCCCCCTACGGCCCGAGCGCCGAGGTGCGCGACCTCAGCCGGGGCTGGGCCGCCGGTTACAACCGCTACCTGCGCGAGGGCAAGGTCACCGACCCGGCGTGCAAGGGCGCCGCGTGGCTGCGGCCCATCACCGAGCTGGACGTCTACCGGCGCGGCTACGCCCTCGCCATGCTCGGCGGCTCCGGCATGGTCACCGACCAGATCACCGAGGCGGCGCCTCCCGGCTCCGCGCGGACCGAGTCTCCGTCGCTGGAGAAGGCCGCCGAGGGTGCGCGCAAGCTGCTCGCCGACGCCGACATGGGCAGCAACGCCATCGCCGTCGGCGGCGGCGCCACCGCGAACGGGCGCGGCCTGCTCCTGGGCAACCCGCACTATCCGTGGCACAACGGGCGGCGCTTCTGGCAGATGCAGCAGACGATCCCCGGGAAGCTGAACGTGAGCGGTGCCGCGCTGCTCGGGTCGCCGTCCGTCAACATCGGGCACACCTCGACGTTCGCGTGGAGCCACACCGTCGCGACCGGCGTCCCGTTCAGCCTGACCGAGCTGCGGCTGGTGCCGGGCGACCCGACGTCCTACTTCGTGGACGGCAAGGTCGAGAAGATGACCCAGCGGCGGGTCACCGTCCAGGCGAAGCAGGCGGACGGCTCGGTCAAGCCGGTCACCAGGACCCAGTGGCGGAGCCGGTTCGGCCCGATCGTCACGTCCGTCTCGTCCATCGGGCTTCCGTGGACGACCTGGAACGCCTACGCGCTCACCGACCCGAACGCCACCAACCTGCGCCTGGCGAACACCTCCCTCGCCCTGGGCAAGGCACGTACGACCGACGACGCCGTCCGCGCGCTGAAGCAGACCCAGGGGCTGCCCTGGGTGAACACCATCGCGGCCGACGCGCGCGGCAAGGCGCTGTTCGCCCAGATCCAGGTGCTGCCGAACGTCACGAACGCGTTCGCGGACCGCTGCAACTCCCTCCTCGGCCACGTGACGTTCCGGCAGGCGGGCCTCGCGATCCTGGACGGCACCCGCTCGTCCTGCGCACCGGGGAAGGCGCCGGGGACCGTCCAGCCGGGGATCCTCGACCCCGACCGGTATCCGGTGCTGACCCGGGACGACTACGTCACCAACTCCAACGACAGCTACTGGCTGTCCAACCCGGACAAGCCGCTCACCGGTTACGACCGCATCATCGGCGATGAGGAGGCCGCCCGCAGCCTTCGGACGAGGAGCGGCATCGTCTCCGTCCAGGACCAGCTCGCCGAGAGCAAGTTCACCCGCGCCGACATGCAGGACCTCGTCTTCGCGAACCGCAACCACGCGGGCGAACTCGCCGCCGCCGGAACGGTGAAGATGTGCCGCGACATGCGCCTCGGCGAGCCCTGCGACGTCCTGGCCGGGTGGGACAAGACGGCCGACACCGGCAGCCGCGGCGCGCTCCTGTTCGACCGGTACTGGCGCAAGGCGCTCTCCGCGTGGGACTTGTGGAGGACGCCGTTCAACGCGTCCGACGCGGTCAACACTCCGCGCGACTTCAACACCGGCTCCTGGGCCGCCCGCAAGGCGTTGCTGGACGCGGTCGACGAGCTGAAGAAGTCGAACATCCCGTTGGACGCGCCGCTTGGCGACCACCAGTACGTCACCCGCAACGGCGAGCGGATCCCGATCGGCGGCGGCACCGAGAACCTCGGCGTCCTCAACAAGGTCGAGGGCACGTGGACGCCGGGCAAGGGCTACACGGAGATCACCACGGGCTCCAGCTACGTCCAGGTCGTCTCGTTCGACGGCGACAAGTGCCCCGACACCCGGACCCTCCTCACCTACTCCCAGTCGACCGACCCGACGTCACCGCACTACGCGGACCAGACCCGCCTCTTCTCCAAGAAGCAGTGGGTCACCGAGCGGTTCTGCGCCGGCGAGATCAACCGGGCGCCGGGCCTGAAGGTGGTCACCCTCACCGGGAAGTGA
- a CDS encoding ABC-F family ATP-binding cassette domain-containing protein, translating into MGHIEVSRLSYALPDGRLLLDDVSFRVGEGAKVALIGPNGAGKTTLLRLIASDVQPSDGVITSTGGLGVMRQFIGGIRDDRTVHDLLLSVAPERVRGAAERLARAEGALDDAERTQLAYAEAITDYTDAGGYDIEVVWDACTTAALGLPFDEARARGVTTLSGGEQKRLVLEALLRGPDEVLLLDEPDNYLDVPAKEWLAEKVRATAKTVLLVSHDRQLIADTADRIITVESRDIWVHGGGFAGYAQARRDRTERLHERRRRWDEEHTRLKQLVHVLRQRAANNDAVASSYQAARTRLARFEEAGPPRSAPKDQNVRMRLRGGRTGKRALICESLELTGLTRPFATEIWYGERVAVLGSNGSGKSTFLRLLAGHDVPHTGGFRLGARVVPGLFVQTHTRPDLHGRTPADIVMSQHALTRNDAMAALARYELAPAGSRPFETLSGGQQARLQILLLELSGATLLLLDEPTDNLDLAGAEALQEGLASYAGTVLAVTHDRWFAADFDRYMVFGSSGTVNESSTPA; encoded by the coding sequence GTGGGGCACATCGAGGTGAGCCGGCTGAGCTACGCACTCCCAGACGGACGCCTCCTGCTGGACGACGTCTCGTTCCGCGTGGGGGAGGGGGCCAAGGTCGCGCTCATCGGCCCGAACGGCGCGGGCAAGACGACGCTCCTGAGACTGATCGCCAGTGACGTCCAGCCGTCGGACGGTGTCATCACGAGCACCGGTGGCCTCGGCGTGATGCGGCAGTTCATCGGCGGCATCCGCGACGACCGGACCGTCCACGACCTGCTGCTGTCGGTGGCGCCCGAACGAGTACGCGGCGCGGCGGAGCGTCTGGCCCGCGCAGAAGGCGCCCTGGACGATGCTGAGCGCACCCAACTCGCCTACGCCGAGGCGATCACCGACTACACGGACGCGGGCGGCTACGACATCGAGGTCGTCTGGGACGCCTGCACGACGGCCGCGCTCGGTCTGCCGTTCGACGAGGCGAGAGCGCGCGGCGTGACGACCCTCTCGGGCGGCGAGCAGAAGCGCCTTGTCCTGGAGGCCCTCCTCCGCGGCCCGGACGAAGTGCTCCTCCTGGACGAACCCGACAACTACCTGGACGTCCCCGCGAAGGAATGGCTGGCCGAGAAAGTCCGCGCCACCGCCAAGACCGTCCTCTTGGTCTCCCACGACCGGCAGCTCATCGCCGACACGGCCGACCGCATCATCACCGTGGAGTCGCGCGACATCTGGGTCCATGGCGGCGGTTTCGCGGGCTATGCGCAGGCCCGGCGCGACCGCACCGAACGCCTTCATGAGCGGCGCCGCCGCTGGGACGAGGAGCACACCCGCCTGAAGCAACTCGTCCACGTGCTCCGCCAGCGCGCCGCCAACAACGACGCGGTGGCCTCGTCCTATCAGGCCGCCCGCACCCGCCTGGCGCGCTTCGAGGAGGCGGGCCCGCCGCGCAGCGCGCCCAAGGACCAGAACGTACGGATGCGCCTGCGCGGCGGCCGTACCGGCAAACGAGCCCTGATCTGCGAGTCCCTGGAGCTGACAGGCCTGACCCGCCCCTTCGCCACGGAGATCTGGTACGGCGAACGCGTCGCGGTGCTCGGCTCGAACGGCTCGGGCAAATCGACGTTCCTGCGCCTGCTGGCCGGGCACGACGTCCCGCACACCGGCGGGTTCCGCCTCGGCGCCCGCGTGGTGCCCGGCCTCTTCGTCCAAACGCACACCCGCCCCGACCTGCACGGCCGCACACCCGCCGACATCGTGATGTCGCAGCACGCGCTCACCCGCAACGACGCCATGGCCGCGCTAGCCCGCTACGAGCTGGCCCCGGCGGGCTCCCGCCCTTTCGAGACGCTCTCCGGCGGCCAGCAGGCCCGCCTGCAGATCCTCCTCCTCGAACTGTCGGGCGCGACGCTGCTCCTCCTGGACGAGCCGACCGACAACCTCGACCTCGCCGGCGCCGAAGCCCTCCAGGAGGGCCTGGCGTCCTACGCGGGCACCGTCCTGGCCGTCACCCACGACCGCTGGTTCGCCGCCGACTTCGACCGCTACATGGTCTTCGGATCCTCCGGCACCGTCAACGAGTCGTCGACTCCGGCCTGA
- a CDS encoding sensor histidine kinase, whose translation MRTALKRSADATRELAGALRTAVPALFGLVPLIAFLALLPVALPWLPSAVRPLRRLANAERRRAGRLLGREIPEPYRPVGDGLAEGRRLLKSRATWRDAAWMAVHGLTGLQAALIAVAIWPAIPFTLSLPLWWWAAPEGSQSAFITLDSWPKALTMPFVQGAFDLLVLLWLVPRLVRWQARLAAALLGPTRRTSLSERVEELTETRAEALEAHGAELRRIERDLHDGTQAQLVAAALRLGLADRRFGADPDAARALFLEARDGIEEALTQLRTVIRGIYPPILSDRGLAGALRALAAGQPIPVELDVADGRAPAAVEAAAYFVVAEALTNIAKHSGARHGRVALRREPARLVITVRDDGKGGADPDRGSGLAGIRRRVAALDGTTRIDSPDGQGTTLEVELPCGS comes from the coding sequence ATGAGAACCGCACTGAAACGCAGCGCGGACGCGACCCGCGAGCTGGCCGGCGCCCTGCGCACCGCCGTGCCCGCGCTGTTCGGGCTCGTCCCGCTGATCGCCTTCCTGGCGCTGCTGCCCGTCGCGCTGCCGTGGCTCCCCTCGGCGGTGCGGCCGCTGCGCCGGCTCGCGAACGCCGAGCGGCGCCGGGCCGGCCGGCTGCTCGGCCGCGAGATCCCCGAGCCGTACCGCCCGGTGGGCGACGGCCTGGCGGAGGGGCGCCGGCTGCTGAAGTCGCGGGCGACCTGGCGGGACGCCGCCTGGATGGCGGTGCACGGCCTCACCGGCCTGCAGGCCGCGCTGATCGCGGTGGCGATCTGGCCCGCGATCCCGTTCACGCTGTCGCTGCCGCTGTGGTGGTGGGCGGCGCCCGAGGGCTCCCAGTCGGCGTTCATCACCCTCGACAGCTGGCCGAAGGCGCTGACGATGCCGTTCGTCCAGGGGGCGTTCGACCTGCTCGTCCTGCTGTGGCTGGTGCCGCGGCTCGTCCGCTGGCAGGCCCGGCTCGCCGCCGCGCTGCTCGGCCCGACCCGCCGCACCAGCCTCAGCGAGCGGGTCGAGGAGCTGACCGAGACCCGCGCCGAGGCGCTGGAGGCGCACGGCGCCGAGCTGCGCCGCATCGAACGCGACCTGCACGACGGGACGCAGGCCCAGCTCGTCGCCGCCGCGCTGCGCCTCGGCCTCGCCGACCGCCGCTTCGGCGCCGACCCCGACGCCGCGCGCGCCCTGTTCCTGGAGGCCCGCGACGGCATCGAGGAGGCGCTCACCCAGCTGCGCACCGTGATCCGCGGCATCTACCCGCCGATCCTGTCCGACCGGGGCCTGGCCGGGGCGCTGCGCGCGCTCGCCGCGGGCCAGCCGATCCCGGTCGAGCTGGACGTCGCGGACGGCCGCGCCCCCGCCGCCGTCGAGGCCGCCGCCTACTTCGTCGTCGCCGAGGCCCTCACCAACATCGCCAAGCACAGCGGCGCCCGCCACGGCCGGGTGGCGCTGCGGCGCGAACCGGCCCGCCTGGTGATCACCGTGCGGGATGATGGCAAGGGCGGGGCCGATCCGGACCGGGGCAGCGGCCTCGCCGGCATCCGCCGCCGGGTCGCGGCGCTCGACGGGACGACCCGCATCGACAGCCCCGACGGACAAGGGACGACGCTCGAAGTGGAGCTGCCGTGCGGATCGTGA
- a CDS encoding TetR/AcrR family transcriptional regulator, which yields MADDRTLPPVLRRMWGREPASRRGPRPRLDLAAITDAAIEIADAEGLAGVSMASVAGQVGVAATALYRYVGSKDELLIAMTDAVVPDPPEPDGLPWRDYLALWCRAQRDAVLEHTWLLSVDRLAPPLGPRRLLWLDRALASLDGTGLHDGEKVNVATALAGYALTDAAIVHGVGGGDAHTETAAISGAADYGDMLAELLDPATYPALSAAMRSGAMQGAEGWVDDGDFVFGLDLLLDGVEALVERRRRTAQAGVDDSLTVPEDPKTM from the coding sequence ATGGCGGACGACCGGACGCTGCCGCCCGTGCTGCGGCGCATGTGGGGGCGCGAACCGGCGTCGCGCCGCGGGCCGCGGCCGCGACTGGACCTGGCCGCGATCACCGACGCCGCCATCGAGATCGCCGACGCCGAGGGACTCGCGGGAGTCTCGATGGCCAGTGTCGCCGGACAGGTCGGCGTGGCGGCGACGGCCCTCTACCGGTACGTCGGTAGCAAGGACGAGCTGCTCATCGCCATGACCGACGCCGTCGTGCCGGACCCCCCCGAGCCGGACGGTCTCCCCTGGCGCGACTACCTCGCCCTCTGGTGCCGGGCGCAGCGTGACGCCGTCCTGGAGCACACGTGGCTGCTGTCCGTCGACCGGCTCGCCCCGCCGCTCGGCCCGCGCCGGCTGCTGTGGCTGGACCGCGCGCTGGCCTCCCTCGACGGCACGGGGCTCCACGACGGCGAGAAGGTCAACGTGGCGACCGCCCTCGCCGGGTACGCGCTCACCGACGCGGCGATCGTCCACGGTGTCGGGGGCGGCGACGCCCACACGGAGACCGCCGCGATCAGCGGCGCCGCCGACTACGGCGACATGCTGGCCGAGTTGCTCGACCCGGCGACCTATCCGGCCCTGTCGGCGGCGATGCGCTCGGGGGCCATGCAGGGCGCGGAGGGCTGGGTGGACGACGGCGACTTCGTCTTCGGTCTCGACCTGCTGCTCGACGGCGTCGAGGCGCTGGTCGAACGGCGCCGCCGCACGGCTCAGGCCGGAGTCGACGACTCGTTGACGGTGCCGGAGGATCCGAAGACCATGTAG